One window from the genome of Neospora caninum Liverpool complete genome, chromosome VI encodes:
- a CDS encoding putative TCP-1/cpn60 family chaperonin, with protein sequence MKVAEGGVPEVLQRGAQQDKGETARLQYFVGAIAVGELVKSTLGPKGLDKILTPMQAVDGSRNGKTIITNDGATILKSVWLDNPAAKILADVALQQDAVCGDGTTGVVVLASELLKQAEELVNQNIHPQIITTGYRKALSVARQRLQQISFGCEEDRLRDYLMNVARTTLSSKLLTHEKEHFAKIAVDAILRLKEHASSLELVHIIKKPGGCLRDSFLDEGFILEKRIGTYHPKVQEDCRVMVANTPMDTDKIKIYGARVSVDSFEAVQALELAEKEKMKQKVDKIAAYGCNVFINRQLIYNYPEQIFQDHKVIAIEHADFDGMERLAAALGAEIISTFDAPDPSKLGYCKKLEEIMIGEDKVIRFSGCKRGEACTIVLRGGSEHGLEEAERSLHDALAILSQLVLEQKGEKQSGLDTSAFLKVDGKTGSAAPFPDPTGAQPLVVCGGGAAELAMASAVEELARTEEGKVSLAIEAFAKALRQIPTIILENGGLDSADIVSRLRVAHLRGEHTMGVDMDTGSVADMKTKGVLEAYKSKLSQICFAAEAAEMIVRVDDIIRCAPRERSGM encoded by the exons ATG AAGGTCGCAGAAGGCGGCGTTCCCGAAGTCCTTCAGAGAGGCGCCCAGCAGGACAAGGGCGAGACTGCGCGACTG CAATATTTCGTCGGCGCAATCGCCGTTGGGGAGCTCGTGAAGTCGACGCTCGGCCCCAAGGGCCTGGACAAGATTCTCACTCCCATGCAAGCTGTGGACGGCAGCCGCAACGGCAAGACGATCATCACAAACGACGGCGCGACGATCTTGAAGAGCGTGTGGCTAGACAACCCTGCGGCGAAAATCCTCGCAG ATGTCGCGCTGCAGCAAGACGCCGTGTGTGGAGACGGCACGACTGGCGTCGTCGTTCTGGCGTCGGAGCTGTTGAAGCAAGCAGAGGAACTCGTGAACCAAAACATTCATCCACAG ATCATCACAACTGGCTATCGCAAggccctctctgtcgcgcgccAGCGGCTCCAGCAGATTTCCTTCGGCTGCGAAGAGGATCGGCTCAGGGACTACCTGATGAACGTCGCCCGCACAACTCTTTCGTCCAAGCTTCTCACGCACGAAAAG GAGCACTTTGCCAAAATTGCAGTCGACGCAATTCTGCGACTGAAGGAGCATGCATCGTCTCTGGAGCTGGTGCACATCATCAAGAAGCCGGGAGGATGCCTCCGAGACTCCTTCCTCGACGAAGGTTTCATTCTCGAAAAGCGCATCG GAACTTACCATCCCAAAGTCCAGGAAGATTGCAGAGTGATGGTCGCCAACACACCGATGGACACGGACAAAATCAAGATCTACGGCGCGCGTGTCTCGGTCGATTCCTTCGAAGCCGTTCAGGCACTCGAACTCgctgaaaaggagaaaatGAAACAGAAG GTGGACAAGATCGCTGCCTACGGCTGCAATGTCTTCATCAACCGTCAACTGATTTACAACTACCCAGAGCAAATTTTCCAGGACCACAAGGTCATCGCAATCGAGCATGCAGATTTCGACGGCATGGAGCGTCTCGCTGCAGCTCTCGGCGCCGAGATCATCTCCACTTTCGATGCTCCCGACCCC AGCAAGCTGGGATACTGCAAGAAATTGGAGGAGATCATGATCGGAGAAGATAAAGTGATCCGCTTCTCTGGCTGCAAGAGAG GCGAAGCGTGCACCATTGTCTTGCGGGGCGGCAGCGAGCACGGTCTCGAAGAAGCTGAGCGCTCTCTCCACGACGCCCTTGCCATCTTGTCGCAGTTGGTGCTCgagcagaagggagagaaacaaagcggCCTCGACACTTCGGCCTTCCTCAAGGTCGACGGCAAAACAGGAAGTGCGGCTCCATTCCCAGACCCCACAGGCGCACAGCCGCTCGTTGTCTgtggaggcggcgccgccgAACTTGCCATGGCTTCTGCTGTCGAGGAGCTGGCTCggacagaggaaggcaaagTT AGTCTCGCAATCGAAGCGTTCGCCAAGGCTCTCAGACAAATCCCGACGATCATTCTGGAAAACGGAG GTCTCGATAGCGCAGATATCGTCTCCCGTCTACGCGTCGCCCATTTGCGTGGCGAGCACACGATGGGTGTAGACATGGACACCGGGAGCGTCGCCGATATGAAGACAAAGGGAGTCCTCGAAGCCTACAAGAGCAAACTCAGTCAAATCTGCTTCGCCGCTGAGGCTGCAGAGATG ATTGTGAGAGTCGACGACATTATTCGCTGCGCTCCTCGTGAGCGATCAGGAATGTAG
- a CDS encoding peroxisomal biogenesis factor 11 domain-containing protein, translating to MAFSNERDEVAHLVKFWSSTVKIKKYLFFITEGRDKSTKCLQYGSRTLASFLVTRNPKVAAKFAALTGTASDGRKIFRLGKFLNEYVKVKAILIAFLRSRCKSAKLPWDECHKTQLLQLISRFGFLCYWVLDNLLLLSKIKFLGFDTKKLAKLCGVFWLIGLLGSLATEARTLRRVQDDEQNHLDTLERDDTREHGANLEIRAKEAARTLRELQQEKRAASLNLIKNAADLVVASNLAHLPHKIFGHPLPEGTVGTAGFISGAISCYQLYD from the exons ATGGCGTTCAGCAATGAGAGAGACGAGGTCGCGCATCTCGTCAAGTTCTGGTCTTCCACTG TGAAAATTAAAAAATATCTTTTCTTCATTACAGAAGGACGAGACAAATCCACGAAATGCCTTCAGTACGGAAGCCGAAcgctcgcgtcttttctggTGACAAGAAACCCGAAAGTCGCAGCGAAGTTCGCTGCTTTAACCG GGACTGCGAGTGACGGTCGGAAAATCTTTCGCCTGGGAAAGTTCCTGAACGAGTACGTGAAAGTCAAGGCGATCCTCATTGCCTTCTTACGATCGCGCTGCAAGTCCGCTAAACTGCCTTGGGACGAATGCCACAAAACCCAA TTGCTGCAGCTTATCAGTCGTTTTGGGTTCCTCTGTTACTGGGTCCTGGACAatctgcttctcctctccaaaATAAAGTTTCTCGGATTCGATACGAAAAAGCTCGCCAAACTGTGCGGCGTTTTCTG GCTTATAGGCCTCCTCGGCTCCCTCGCGACTGAAGCGCGGACGCTGCGTAGAGTGCAGGATGACGAACAGAATCACTTGGATACGTTAGAGCGAGATGACACGCGCGAACACGGCGCGAATCTCGAGATCCGTGCGAAAGAAGCTGCCAGGACACTGCGTGAGTTGCaacaggagaagagagcggcatCCCTCAATCTCATCAAGAACGCCG CGGACCTGGTAGTCGCGTCCAACCTGGCGCATCTCCCGCACAAGATTTTCGGACATCCTCTGCCGGAAGGGACTGTGGGAACTGCTGGCTTCATCAGTGGAGCTATCAGCTGCTACCAGCTGTACGACTGA